In the Helicobacter typhlonius genome, one interval contains:
- a CDS encoding fumarate reductase cytochrome b subunit: MREDKVIESYAGVTPQRKKSKNPAKLDFWQSATGLFLALFMILHMFFVASILISRDAMYAVAKFFEGSFLIEGGNPYIVSVVAVVIIIALVAHAFLAVRKFPINYRQFLALKVHKSLMKHSDTSLWAIQAFTGFVLFFTATVHLFIMLTQPDTIGPNGSAYRFWSEHFWILYIVLLFAVELHASIGLYRLCIKWGWLDGLGLKALRTIKWLMSAFFIILGLATFAAYMMYGISQTNPDINYKHYDAIEFGGK, encoded by the coding sequence ATGCGAGAGGATAAGGTAATTGAGAGTTACGCAGGAGTAACACCTCAAAGAAAGAAAAGTAAAAATCCAGCCAAGCTTGATTTTTGGCAAAGTGCAACGGGATTATTCCTAGCTTTGTTTATGATTCTGCATATGTTTTTTGTCGCTTCTATTCTTATTAGTCGTGATGCGATGTATGCTGTTGCGAAATTCTTTGAGGGTAGCTTCCTCATAGAAGGTGGGAATCCTTACATCGTAAGTGTAGTCGCAGTAGTGATTATTATCGCGCTTGTGGCACACGCATTTTTGGCTGTGAGGAAATTCCCTATAAATTATAGGCAGTTTTTGGCTTTGAAAGTGCATAAGAGTCTTATGAAACATAGCGATACATCGCTTTGGGCGATTCAGGCATTCACTGGTTTTGTGCTTTTCTTTACAGCGACCGTGCATCTCTTTATTATGCTTACACAGCCTGATACAATTGGACCAAATGGCTCTGCGTATCGTTTTTGGAGTGAGCATTTTTGGATTCTATATATCGTGCTTCTCTTTGCAGTAGAGCTTCACGCTTCTATTGGACTTTATCGTCTTTGCATTAAATGGGGTTGGCTCGATGGATTAGGATTAAAGGCACTCCGCACAATCAAATGGCTTATGAGCGCATTTTTCATTATCTTAGGATTAGCGACATTTGCTGCTTATATGATGTATGGTATCAGTCAAACAAATCCTGATATCAACTACAAGCATTACGATGCAATTGAATTTGGGGGTAAATAA
- a CDS encoding YceI family protein gives MKKIIVGMILAGGLVYGASIDTSKAEVKWTAFKTPAKIGVNGKFDDVQFKFGTPNKTQSLESQLNNATATIDVNKINTADKDRDDTIRTHFFGHFQKKEPIKVTFKEVIEGKNKGTLLANVRMNGKTNKVPMQFEVTSDKNKKLIVKGVIDIGAFGAENARASLQAAVADLHEGLTWSQVEIALEAPLK, from the coding sequence ATGAAAAAGATTATTGTGGGTATGATTCTTGCAGGTGGTTTGGTATATGGTGCAAGCATTGATACTTCAAAGGCAGAGGTAAAATGGACGGCTTTCAAAACGCCAGCGAAAATAGGAGTTAATGGCAAATTTGATGATGTGCAGTTTAAATTCGGCACACCAAACAAGACACAAAGTTTAGAATCCCAGCTCAACAATGCCACGGCGACCATTGATGTGAATAAAATCAACACCGCCGACAAAGACAGAGACGATACGATACGCACGCATTTTTTCGGGCATTTTCAAAAGAAAGAGCCCATTAAGGTAACTTTCAAAGAAGTGATTGAGGGTAAAAACAAGGGCACACTTCTAGCAAATGTGCGTATGAATGGCAAAACAAACAAAGTACCTATGCAGTTTGAGGTAACAAGCGATAAGAATAAGAAACTTATCGTAAAAGGCGTGATTGATATAGGTGCATTTGGTGCGGAGAACGCAAGAGCGAGTTTGCAAGCGGCGGTAGCGGATTTGCACGAGGGCTTGACTTGGTCGCAGGTAGAAATTGCCCTTGAAGCGCCATTGAAATAA
- the hemL gene encoding glutamate-1-semialdehyde 2,1-aminomutase has translation MNMLQSINDFNEAKQVIPGGVNSPVRAFGSVGGTPPFIARGEGAYIYDEDNNAYIDFVQSWGPLIFGHTDKDVESALAMAIKDGLSFGAPTQKETTLVKQIISLTQSVEKMRLVNSGTEATMSALRLARAYTKKDDIIKFEGCYHGHSDSLLVSAGSGCATFGTPSSPGVPSDISKHTLVARYNDIESVRACFESSKNVACVIIEALAGNMGFVPADKDFMQDLRAICDKHNALLIIDEVMSGFRAGFDGAIGIYGVEADLVTYGKVIGGGMPLAAFGSRADIMDMLSPVGGVYQAGTLSGNPIAVSAGIATLAKIKANPHLYKNLNALAQRLINGLKDAALKHKIPLQVDCRGSMFGFFFNENVVKNFDDAKKSDTKMFAKFHQKMLEKGVYFACSQFETGFICSAMNEAMIDEVIAKANEAFNEIVYEG, from the coding sequence ATGAATATGTTGCAAAGCATTAATGACTTCAACGAGGCAAAGCAGGTAATTCCCGGTGGGGTAAATTCTCCTGTAAGGGCATTTGGCTCTGTGGGTGGCACACCGCCATTTATCGCTAGGGGCGAGGGAGCATACATATATGATGAGGATAATAATGCCTACATCGACTTCGTGCAGAGCTGGGGACCACTCATATTTGGACACACTGATAAAGATGTAGAATCTGCACTCGCAATGGCAATAAAGGACGGACTAAGCTTTGGCGCGCCCACGCAAAAGGAAACTACGCTTGTTAAGCAAATTATCTCCCTTACGCAAAGTGTGGAAAAAATGCGCCTTGTCAATTCCGGCACAGAGGCGACAATGAGCGCGTTGCGTTTAGCTCGAGCCTACACAAAAAAAGATGATATTATCAAGTTTGAAGGCTGCTATCACGGACATAGCGATTCGTTGCTTGTGAGTGCGGGAAGCGGCTGTGCTACATTTGGGACACCAAGCTCACCGGGTGTGCCAAGCGATATATCAAAGCACACGCTTGTAGCGCGATACAACGATATAGAATCTGTGCGCGCTTGCTTTGAGAGTAGTAAAAATGTAGCCTGTGTGATTATCGAGGCATTAGCTGGAAATATGGGCTTTGTCCCCGCCGATAAAGATTTTATGCAAGATTTAAGGGCAATATGCGACAAACACAACGCTCTTTTAATTATCGATGAAGTGATGAGTGGTTTTAGGGCTGGGTTTGATGGCGCGATTGGTATCTATGGTGTAGAGGCGGATTTAGTTACTTATGGTAAGGTGATTGGTGGGGGTATGCCTTTGGCTGCCTTTGGCAGTAGAGCGGATATTATGGATATGCTCTCCCCTGTGGGTGGCGTGTATCAAGCCGGAACACTAAGCGGAAACCCTATCGCAGTAAGCGCGGGAATTGCCACACTTGCTAAAATCAAGGCAAATCCGCATTTATATAAGAATCTCAACGCTCTTGCACAAAGACTCATCAATGGTTTGAAAGACGCTGCATTAAAGCATAAGATTCCATTACAGGTGGATTGTAGGGGCAGTATGTTTGGATTTTTCTTTAATGAAAATGTGGTGAAAAACTTTGATGACGCGAAAAAAAGCGATACTAAAATGTTTGCAAAATTTCATCAAAAAATGCTTGAAAAGGGTGTGTATTTCGCCTGCTCGCAGTTTGAAACAGGATTTATTTGTAGCGCAATGAATGAAGCAATGATTGATGAAGTCATAGCAAAAGCAAATGAAGCCTTTAATGAAATCGTATATGAGGGCTAA
- a CDS encoding AtpZ/AtpI family protein, which yields MSEKSTSPKQDSNLSIESQAQDSTNAQERGHSTNEDKALESKHNDVLDSKPTLGIVASGANELSVGISIVVAVLLGIGIGILLERVSGQKWLFWLGVVWGIAAAILNLYRAYKRAQKEAEELAAHPRYSYKGAQKDDEEDSQNGVYY from the coding sequence ATGAGTGAAAAAAGCACATCTCCCAAGCAAGATTCGAATCTCTCCATAGAATCTCAAGCACAAGATTCTACAAACGCGCAGGAGCGCGGACATAGCACAAATGAGGACAAAGCTTTAGAATCTAAGCACAATGATGTTTTAGATTCAAAGCCGACTTTAGGTATTGTCGCAAGTGGAGCAAATGAATTAAGTGTAGGGATTTCTATCGTTGTGGCGGTGCTTTTGGGTATAGGTATTGGCATACTCTTAGAGCGAGTAAGCGGACAAAAATGGCTCTTTTGGCTTGGTGTTGTTTGGGGCATTGCCGCAGCGATTTTAAATCTTTACCGCGCGTATAAAAGAGCGCAAAAAGAGGCAGAAGAGTTAGCCGCACACCCTCGTTATAGCTACAAAGGCGCACAAAAAGATGATGAAGAAGATTCACAAAATGGCGTATATTACTAA
- a CDS encoding HP0729 family protein, translated as MQNYLILYNPYYESNVIGKHLEILKSQGQVAFGKVRSKLRTDNADSKQISHLNDYICPLQLFLTDYEHLFVAKVSRVCESLENPHITPDYYQKLDVEVWFIIEDLRELVRGDFAKVRDIYLANFTTPTYNNRTFTIYGNPYEYPLHIELKKPENYFIESKKYYIDALQSKEFIEMKKALVDLNLGESFMKHCLVSTLENLTKAELELQQ; from the coding sequence ATGCAAAACTACCTCATTCTTTACAATCCATATTATGAATCAAATGTGATTGGTAAGCATTTGGAGATTCTCAAATCTCAAGGGCAGGTAGCTTTTGGCAAAGTGCGTTCAAAACTGCGCACAGACAATGCAGATTCTAAGCAAATCTCACATCTTAATGACTATATATGTCCTTTGCAGCTTTTCCTCACAGATTATGAGCATCTCTTTGTCGCAAAGGTTTCCCGCGTTTGTGAAAGCTTAGAGAATCCACACATTACGCCAGATTATTATCAAAAGCTTGATGTTGAAGTGTGGTTTATCATAGAGGATTTGCGTGAATTGGTGCGCGGGGATTTTGCTAAAGTGCGTGATATATATTTGGCAAACTTCACCACGCCCACATACAATAACCGCACTTTTACCATTTATGGCAATCCTTATGAATATCCATTGCATATAGAGCTTAAAAAGCCTGAAAATTACTTTATAGAATCAAAAAAATATTATATTGACGCCTTGCAAAGCAAGGAATTTATAGAGATGAAAAAAGCACTTGTGGATTTGAATCTAGGCGAGAGTTTTATGAAGCATTGTCTTGTAAGCACATTAGAAAACCTCACAAAAGCCGAGCTAGAATTGCAACAATGA